From Methylopila sp. M107, a single genomic window includes:
- a CDS encoding TIGR02281 family clan AA aspartic protease: MLKTVIVASSVMVGAAYMAGDALRDAIAVGVRPQQPTVVARAEPEQSNAGSVSLRADADGHFRVDASIGSRKVPMLVDTGATVVALSFENGQRLGLVSANDRFDARVSTANGSVGAKRVVLRDVTIGSVRITDVPAVVLSQGAMDGALLGMSFLGRLRRLETSRDKLVMER; encoded by the coding sequence ATGCTGAAGACGGTGATCGTGGCTTCGTCCGTGATGGTCGGGGCCGCCTATATGGCGGGCGACGCGCTGCGCGACGCGATCGCGGTCGGCGTGCGGCCGCAGCAGCCGACGGTCGTGGCCCGCGCCGAACCCGAGCAGTCGAACGCAGGCAGCGTCTCGCTGAGGGCCGACGCCGACGGCCATTTCCGCGTCGACGCCTCGATCGGCTCGCGCAAGGTGCCGATGCTGGTCGACACCGGCGCGACGGTCGTGGCGCTCTCGTTCGAGAACGGCCAGCGCCTCGGCCTCGTCTCCGCCAACGACCGGTTCGACGCGCGCGTCTCGACCGCGAACGGCTCCGTCGGCGCGAAGCGCGTGGTGCTGCGCGACGTCACGATCGGCTCGGTGCGCATCACCGACGTGCCGGCCGTGGTGCTGTCGCAGGGCGCGATGGACGGCGCGCTGCTCGGCATGAGCTTTCTAGGCCGGCTGAGGCGGCTGGAAACCTCGCGCGACAAGCTCGTGATGGAGCGCTGA
- a CDS encoding type II toxin-antitoxin system ParD family antitoxin: MSTVEKITIALTPEMAAFVRDTVASGQYASTSEAIRDAVREWQERRDLLGYTVEELRDLVQEGVDSGPSARLSMDEVKAEARRRFDLSACGKPAIRGA; encoded by the coding sequence ATGTCGACCGTCGAAAAGATTACGATCGCCTTGACGCCGGAAATGGCCGCCTTCGTTCGCGACACCGTCGCGTCGGGTCAGTACGCCTCGACCAGCGAGGCGATCCGGGACGCGGTGCGGGAATGGCAGGAGCGGCGCGATCTGCTCGGCTATACGGTCGAGGAACTGCGTGACCTCGTGCAGGAGGGCGTCGACAGCGGCCCGAGCGCGCGCCTTTCGATGGACGAGGTCAAGGCCGAAGCCCGTCGCCGCTTCGATCTGTCCGCATGTGGAAAGCCGGCGATCCGCGGCGCCTGA
- a CDS encoding type II toxin-antitoxin system RelE/ParE family toxin — MALIRTDRADEDLIEIWSYIAADDAAAADRVIDAIGSRWLQLLRHPYSGVAREDVGRGVRHLVAGRYLTLYRLSGADIEILRVLHGRRRLDRRTPLA, encoded by the coding sequence GTGGCGCTCATCCGGACCGATCGAGCCGACGAAGACCTGATCGAAATCTGGTCCTACATCGCGGCGGACGACGCTGCGGCGGCGGATCGGGTGATCGACGCGATCGGCTCCCGGTGGCTGCAACTGCTGCGGCATCCCTATTCCGGGGTCGCGCGGGAGGATGTCGGCCGCGGCGTTCGGCATCTTGTCGCCGGGCGCTATCTGACGCTCTACCGGCTCTCCGGCGCAGACATCGAGATCCTTCGCGTGCTGCACGGACGCCGAAGGCTCGATCGTCGCACCCCGCTCGCTTGA
- the pgm gene encoding phosphoglucomutase (alpha-D-glucose-1,6-bisphosphate-dependent) — MSADVSPLAGKPIEPERLVDTPRLMTAYFTERPDVSVPAQRVAFGTSGHRGTSLDAGFTDVHIAAIAQAVCLYRAKAGIAGPMFLGKDTHALSEAAHATALEVLAANGVEVRISDGARFTPTPAVSHAILTYNRGRDGGFADGLVITPSHNPPEDGGFKYNPPNGGPAGGEATGWIEKTANALIEDGLKSVNRIPLAKALKATNVKPHDFRAAYVADLKNVVDLEAIRAAGVKIGVDPLGGSGLEYWDLIADLYGLDLTVTNRAVDPTFRFMTADWDGKIRMDCSSPYAMAKLIELKDRFDVAFANDPDADRHGVVAPSVGLLNPNHYLAAAISYLAEHRPGWSGAIGKTLVSSAVIDRLAGSLGRKLVEVPVGFKWFVDGLVDGSLFFGGEESAGASFLRRDGSVWTTDKDGLILGLLAAEMTAVTGKDPGEVYAGLTEKLGAPIYARIDAPATPEEKAKLKKLSPENVPGDTLAGEPIKDRLTKAPGNGEDFGGVKVTTENGWFAARPSGTENVYKIYAESFLGEVHLKRIQDEAKAIVSKAIGA; from the coding sequence GTGTCGGCCGACGTCAGTCCCCTCGCCGGAAAGCCCATCGAACCGGAAAGGCTCGTCGACACGCCGCGGCTGATGACCGCCTATTTCACCGAGCGGCCGGACGTTTCCGTCCCGGCCCAGCGCGTCGCCTTCGGCACGTCGGGGCATCGCGGCACGTCGCTCGACGCCGGCTTCACCGACGTCCACATCGCCGCCATCGCCCAGGCCGTCTGCCTCTACCGCGCCAAGGCCGGGATCGCCGGCCCGATGTTTTTGGGCAAGGACACCCATGCGCTCTCGGAGGCCGCGCACGCCACCGCGCTCGAGGTGCTGGCCGCGAACGGGGTCGAGGTGCGGATATCCGACGGCGCGCGCTTCACGCCGACGCCGGCGGTGAGCCACGCGATCCTCACCTACAATCGCGGCCGAGACGGCGGCTTCGCCGACGGCCTCGTCATCACGCCGTCGCACAATCCGCCCGAGGACGGCGGTTTCAAATACAATCCGCCGAACGGCGGCCCCGCCGGCGGCGAGGCGACCGGCTGGATCGAAAAGACCGCGAACGCCCTGATCGAGGACGGCCTCAAGAGCGTCAATCGCATTCCGCTCGCGAAGGCGCTGAAGGCTACGAATGTGAAACCGCACGATTTCCGCGCGGCCTATGTCGCGGACCTGAAAAACGTCGTCGACCTGGAGGCGATCCGCGCCGCGGGGGTGAAGATCGGCGTCGACCCGCTCGGCGGTTCCGGGCTCGAATACTGGGACCTGATCGCGGACCTCTATGGCCTCGACCTCACCGTCACGAACCGCGCGGTCGACCCGACCTTCCGCTTCATGACGGCGGACTGGGACGGCAAGATCCGCATGGACTGCTCTTCGCCATACGCCATGGCGAAGCTGATCGAGCTCAAGGACCGCTTCGACGTCGCCTTCGCGAACGATCCTGACGCCGACCGCCACGGCGTCGTCGCCCCGTCGGTCGGGCTGCTCAACCCGAACCACTATCTCGCGGCCGCGATCTCCTATCTTGCGGAGCATCGCCCGGGCTGGTCGGGCGCGATCGGCAAGACGCTGGTGTCCTCCGCCGTGATCGATCGGCTGGCGGGGTCGCTCGGCCGAAAACTCGTCGAGGTGCCGGTCGGCTTCAAATGGTTCGTGGACGGGCTGGTCGACGGCTCGCTGTTCTTCGGCGGCGAGGAGAGCGCCGGAGCCTCGTTCCTGCGCCGCGACGGCTCGGTCTGGACCACCGACAAGGACGGCCTGATCCTCGGCCTTCTCGCGGCCGAGATGACGGCCGTCACCGGCAAGGACCCCGGCGAGGTCTATGCCGGGCTGACCGAAAAGCTCGGCGCGCCGATCTACGCCCGCATCGACGCCCCGGCGACGCCGGAGGAAAAGGCGAAGCTGAAAAAACTCTCGCCCGAGAACGTGCCGGGCGACACGCTGGCGGGCGAGCCGATCAAGGATCGTCTCACCAAGGCGCCCGGCAATGGCGAGGACTTTGGGGGCGTGAAGGTCACGACCGAGAACGGCTGGTTCGCCGCGCGTCCCTCCGGCACCGAGAACGTCTACAAGATCTATGCCGAGAGTTTTCTTGGAGAGGTTCACCTGAAGCGCATTCAGGACGAGG